GTTCAAACATTTGTATTTGGTTAATTGTTGTCCCTGCACTGATCAGTGAGGATCATTTAACTGATGAGATTCCCCATCCAGAAAACATTTATCAGACAATCATGTAAGGAAGAAAACaggagtctgttttttttttaaactaaatattttatgtaaattttcTACCATAATTATAAAAGAATTATGATAATGATTATCCTTAATGTTTGTACGTACATAAACTTTAATTATGCCAAATGTGTTAACACCTTCTTTTTGAATTGCTTTTATTCTGTCCAATTAGAATACATTTACTTTTGGGGGGTCagtcaaaatgttttctatGAGTGAATGAGTGTCCTGACTGTGTTACTTATGTTCATCATGTCATTGACATCTGGGACTGTGTGACTTCAACTGATGCAGTGACAAATTTCTCCTCTGAGACAATAAACTTGCAGTTTAATTTTATATGAATGTATGAGTAAATCCTAAATACTATAGTAATCTGTTTCTTACTATTTCAAATCTCCCTGGGCAATATATAATAGCTGGCGACtttaattcaattaattcaGCTCAAATAACACTCACACCAGATTGAAGAAGACAATGCACTATTTTATTAAAGATTTAAATTTGTTGGATAAATGGAGACAGCTTTACCTACTTCAATAACTGGCAGGATAAACATTCTAAAAATGAACATACTCCCTAAATTTCTCTATTTATTCCAGGATATCCCCCTACAacctcttcttcatctttattTACTAGAATTAAGAAACTGTTTACCAACTTTATTTGGCAAAATAAATGTCCCAGATTACGTTTATCTTTATTATATCTACCATATGACTGAAGAGCAGCTCAACTGCGGTCcatcatgttttaattttcatctgAAAGCCCTCCTGCTTGGATGGATTTGGAATCTTGTTCTGTTAAACCAAACTTACCAttgcatttgtatttgcattcagCAGATCGCAAATACctaagaaaaaatacagataacCCTGTTGTATCGAATATGATTAATGTTTGGTTTGACACTTGTAAATACTTGAACATTAATTCCTCCTGGTCACACTTCAGTCCCATATGGGATAATGTCAACGTTAAACCAGGGAAAAGAAATCCAGGATTTCGGGTATGGGCTGAAAAAGGGTTAAGGAAAGTGCAAGACATGTACAGGGAAGATGAAGTATTTATGTCCTTTGCAGAAATATCAATCAAATATGaccaaataatcattttttcaaATATCTTCAACTTAGGAGCTTTATGTCCTCATCTCAAAACCATTCATTAGATATACCTGTCATTTCCTCATTAGAGGTAGCAACCGTAGGACATTGTTATGGTAAAGGTTAATTTCATCTTTGTATGACTTGTTTGTGTCTGGGTCTGATGAATCCTCAGAATCTAAATTAAGATTATGGAAGAAAGATATAGATGACGAAATATGTTTAGAGGACTGGAGAGAGGCCTGTAAGAAGGTTCCTGATACTTGTGTCAAGTGTACTGAGGCAAGAAGGACATTGTACCACTGTGTATGGGaatgtgtgaaagtgaaattCTTTTGGCAAgatattattaatatgattGATCAAATGTGATCAAAAACATTACCACTGGATCCTAAGCTTCTCGTTCTGGGTTTATATCCTACCAACCTAAACTTACAAAGTAAAGAGCTTACATTCGTAGACATACGTATATTACAAGCTAAATGTATAATTGCTATTAATTGGAAAAATGCTGATGGGCCAAGAATCGGAATGTGGATTAAAGAAATGGCGTCAAACATGTCAATGGAAAAGATAATGTACATTGTTAGACGTTaacaaaatgtctttatatttgGAGACCTTTTATGTACTTCTTAagacatgatgttaatgttGGTAATCTGCTTCAGCAGGAACAAACTCTGAGGGAGTAAGGTAGCATAACAATCTTGTACACAGACTTCAGGAACAcactttactttatttattttaatttatgtgattattattattattattactttttttgtttatttgtttgtttgtatgtatgtattcagTTGAGAGGGATGGAGGATCGGGGGGGACAGggtgaaaaatgtttgctaTGTTCTATATAACTGCTACAATTTGATGTGTAATGCAAACTGAAAACCAATAAATATATTACTTACAACAAAAAGTAGACTGCTCCTCTCATATTTCCcactgaaatgttatttttttctcataatattAGGAGTTTATTCTCATAGAGCAATGAACCTTTTCAAAGCAATGATATTATTTCCTCAAAATCTCAaaactattatattattaaaatatttttttcccctcattgtGTCCCTAATACTCCGTTATCATTCAAAATGCCATGTTGGGCTgcagttgtgttttgtgtgcttttattttttaaatagaaaGCATCCAGTCTTGCATTTTATCATGAAAGGTTTAATCTGACCATGTCACATGACAATAAAAAGGTctaatgatgacatcacattctGAACTCCAGTGATGACGCTGTCATGTGTCCTTTGAGATGTCATACGGAATGTTTACATCGTAAAGGACAAACTCAGCCTGTTGCAACTTGGACTCAAACAGAGAGACATCTCTCAGTACAAAGAGAGCGCCCACTGAAGAAACGACAGTTCAAGTAGTACGAAAACTGAACTAGCACATCTCCACAAGCAGCAAATATCGCTACACTATTTGTGTTAAAGCGTCATGCAGAAAAGCAACATGTCAAGAGTTGAGGTAAGAATTTTTCAGCAAGAAATGCTTTCAGGCAAACTTTTTTCAATTGCTATCTGCTTCATCTTTTATCTAAAGCTCAGACAAAAATCCTTGTGAATATTTCTTGACACAAGGGATTTTTAATAAACAACTCACGTTGCTAGCCTGATGTTCTATTATACATTTGTGTGTTGAGGATATTTAACTTCACTATTGAGTGAGTGTATTTAAGTGAAATACACAAactatattttagtgtactttGTCACAAGAATGTGGGTGTTTTGGTCAAGGCTTTGGCACATGCGTTTAATGTTTTGAGTGACTAATGGCCATTTGCAGCTTAAATGAAGTGCTGTGCTGTCATGTGATAATTACACTtaatattttgatcattttaatggAAAGAGATAATGAAGTGATGGAAGAAAGTGTATCTTGAAAATCATTTACTTGTAGTTGTTAAGGCTTTAGATAAAATATGAAGACTTGAGAGAAATGCtccatatacatatactgtgcaGTGCATGTACATGCTGTTGTGAGAATAATGATTATCATTCAGGGCAGCAAATAAGAACAAGTATAAAGCCATTTCTCACATCCTGTTAGATATATTCAGATATATTTTCACTTACATTTTCTCTTAGGCCAAtgaaagagatttttttatGGCTACAGTACATTCAACtgtattgataaatataatgatgaaagacctcttttgtctttttgtatgTATCCAAAGTAAGGATGGGACAGTATTTTTACCTGCatgtacatttctgtctttcagacacCTTTCCAAGTGCTGCACCAAGACTCTGCCAGTGGTCCAGACCATGTCAGCCAAGCTGAAACGGCGGAGCAGAACCAGCACACTCCCGGTAGAGTCCTGCAGGCCCTGCGGCGAGCCCTGTTGGACTCCAAAACAGTAAACCAGCAGTTGGCCGCAGAAAATTCTGCTCTGAAGGAGCAGATGGCCTGCAGAGAGATCGACTGGGAGCAGAAGTATCAGGAACTGCTGGATGAAAAAGCCATTTTGGTGAAGACGGCAAACAAAAATCACCAGCAGTTTGATGATCATTGCAGGAAGATGGACATGAAactgagaggaaaggaggaggaagtccACTCCCTTAAGAAAGATCTGCATCACCATAAAGCAGAGATCAGGAGGGTCATCAAGTATTGGCAGCAAGAATATGAAAAGATGACGGCCTTCTGGAAGAGCGAAAATGATAAGATATCAAAAGTCTGCCAGGAGGAAAAGGCAGAGCTGGAATGCTCATCCAACAAGACTGTCACTGAGTTGAAGGCAACATGGGAAAGCAAGTGGTCTCAACAGGAGAAGGTCCTCGCCGAACAAAAAACTGTGCAGGAGGACTTAGAGAGGAAGTTGAGCCAAGTCACCCATGAAAAGCAAGACCTGATCTCCGTAGtaagggagaaaaagaaggcTCTTGTAGAGAATATGTTCCAGCTGAGCCAAAGAGAAGTAGCCAGCAAACAAAGTGAGGCAGCGTGgagaagaaaatatgaatctCTAGAAGATGGATTGAAAACGGAGatgcagagacaaagacagcaaCTGGAAGATGAGTGGCGCCATAAGGCCAGCCAGATGGAAGAGGAGATAAAGCTCCTGAATGAAGAAAATGCCCAACTTCAGGTACGTcacatcagctgatcattttGATTTGAATCATAACCTGTtggattttgtttcagtttgtttgagaTTGAACCTTCGGACgcagaaaacactgaattgtATGTTGTCTGTCTTTTCAGGAGCTGGCCaagaaaacagataaagaaaaggcaagaatgaaaaaggaggaaaagaaggcgcagaaagaaatagagaagagactgaagagggagagaaaagaggaggaggagagaatgaagaaagaaaaagcagaacatGAGAAGATGGAGAAGGAAAGATtgaagaaagcaaagaaagaggaggaggagagggagaagaaagagaagaaggagaggaaggagagggaaaaaagagagaaaaaagaaaagaaagaggaggagaagaaggagaagaaggagaggaaggagagggaaaaaagagagaaggaaaggagagatgAGTGACATCCTTTCTCCCTTCCTAACTGCCCCCCTTCCCCAACCTCTTCTCTTTCACCCCTACCCGACAAACCATCCCAACCCCTCTACCCCTTTACCCCATAAACCTCTCCCATCTCTTTTCCTCCCGTCCAGACTCTCCcccgtctccctctctcaggAAATTATCTCTCTCATCTcgtctcatccatccatccaccaaTTCAGCCTATGtcaccctccttctctcctctacAAGGGCAACACGGTGGTCCAGTAATTATGTTTGCAGCTTCACAGGAAGAAGAAGCCACTCAGCTTCTTCTTCCTGTGAAGCTTAATACTGTACTATCAAtaaaaaattaacagaaaagGTTTTCAATATCTATCTTATATGACTCTCTGTAAACTGATGATGACTCTTCATTTTCACCCTAACACAATGTAAAAGTAGTTGACACTATAAATTTAGATGACAATGAACTTTTGGTTTTGGTACTTGATTTGCCATTAATGCAGTTgctcacaaatgtattttacacaGACTGAAGGAACACATTGTAGTGTCTGGAAATGTTTTGAACTGGTTTGCCTCTTATCTCTCTGACAGAGAGCTCTTTGCCACAAGTAATGATCATTTCTGATAACACTCTTAAATAATTTGTGGGGTTTCCCAGGGATCAGTGTTGGGGCCACTAATTTTTAATGTACATATGTTGTCTCAGAAGTAAACTTTAGGGGTCATGTGGGGTCATCGATtctgctttttatcatctcaaaaatatgaaatgaataaattgaataCAACATCTCAACcctaaattatttttcaaataatatatttattgtttgttgccatggtgaataCTGTTCAGCCTAGAGTCAACAGTAGCTTGAAacttatacagtataaatgtctcatgcatacatgcataacTCCTGTTAAATTGCATATGTTTAATGATAACATTCCTGATACTTGTGTCAAGTGTAATGAGGCAAGAAGGACATTGTACCACTGTGTATGGGaatgtgtgaaagtgaaattCTTTTGGCAAGATATTATTAATGTAAcccagtagagaattgggtccaattatatctttatttttctatagtttccttatttatctcattttcatttgttaatcaatctgtcaatcacttattttacacacacacacagtccttatttgtcatatcaactagagTAAACTTATGATTAattagagggagttaagtcccatCCTCTCTTCAcacagaagtcagtgagttgcagtgcgggtaaaacagcagcggtcggagcggatgagaaatagagagttagaacagcgattattaacatatccatgagataaaatactcttctgaagacgtcagaggtgtgcgagggtccgtgagccaggagtagtagtacttttggcattatcgtcttggtgagttgccgagctaattagcgccagcgcatgctaactgtattagccacactgtgagttaatgtgtgaggtggcagaaaacgtgtctgtgctccagaaatgcttgaacttggcttattactgctgctcactgtttctgttaactatcttaagagttaaaaactgaatattattgctctgatcatttagaagaagtaaggtatgatgtttattttgatactgtgtgtgtagttatattgagatacatcgtatgatgaaactgatggataagttcatttataactaaaagttaaaacatcataattcatgggctaacagctaaaattcatgttgattaaattcatgtataaaaaggttgattaaaatgtgggaaatacttacattgagaaaaaaaacaactgtacagttaaaagagagaattcatttaatcattattgtgctacagtaatgtgttgagaattattatattactatggccattagagaaaagtagtgacgtcatgaaaataacagtcctgtcttcatgcaggctaggtttttttgagaactagagaactggatctggattctcctTGTGGATGGGAGATGGtgagcccccagtgagatctcttcttaacctaaggagtgaggaaccgagacctgagaagaggacttggtatcttttttttgcttccactcaagtatcagtgtggtaggaccaccacacatccgactacttgaatttttccccctgacttgacataaaacattgacttgagtgcgctgactgatatcgcaaagacattaaagggacattacactcatggacgctttcaattcaagttctgctgaaagactgtgaaatcttgagatattgatgataattgcactgcattttatgttcatgttttataacttggtacagtaaacttacctcaacactcctcgtggctccatttatctgttttgtctgtcattcccttttcaaccctcccattacgaacctagcccctggtccatatattctttattctttaccctgtagcacctagtgggttacaTTAATATGATTGATCAAATGTGATCAAAGACATTACCACTGGATCCTAAGCTTCTCGTTCTGGATTTATATCCTACCAACCTAAACTTACAAAGTAAAGAGCTTACATTCGTAGACATGCGTATATTACAAGCTAAATGTATAATTGCTATTAATTGGAAAAATGCTGATGGGCCAAGAATCGCAATGTGGATTAAAGAAATGGCGTCAAACATGTCAATGGAAAAGATAACGTACATTATTAGACGTTaacaaaatgtctttatatttgGAGACCTTTTATGTACTTCTTAagacatgatgttaatgttGGTAATCTGCTTCAGCAGGAACAAACTCTGAGGGAGTAAGGTAGCATAACAATCTTGTACACAGACTTGAGGAACAcactttactttatttatttgatttgattagattattattattattattactttttttgttcatttgtttgtttttatgtatgtattcagttgagagggatggaggatcggggggggggacagggtgaaaaatgtttgctaTGTTCTATATAACTGCTACAATTTGATGTGTAATGCAAACTGAAAACCAATAAATATATTACTTACAAAAAAAGTAGACTGCTCCTCTCATATTTCCcactgaaatgttattttttttctcataatattAGGAGTTTATTCTCATAGAGCAATGAACCTTTTCAAAGCAATGATATTATTTCCTCAAAATCTCAAAACTATtatattatcaaaatatttttttcccctcattgtGTCCCTAATACTCCGTTATCATTCAAAATGCCATGTTGGGCTgcagttgtgttttgtgtgcttttatttttgaaatcGAAAGCATCCAGTCTTGAATTTTATCATGAAAGGTTTAATCTGACCATGTCACATGACAATAAAAAGGTctaatgatgacatcacattctGAACTCCAGTGATGACTCTGTCATGTGTCCTTTGAGATGTCATACACAATGTTTACATCGTAAAGGACAAACTCAGCCTGTTGCAACTTGGACTCAAACAGAGAGACATCTCTCAGTACAAAGAGAGCGCCCACTGAAGAAACGACAGTTCAAGTAGTACGAAAACTGAACTAGCACATCTCCACAAGCAACAAATATCGCTACACTATTTGTGTTAAAGCGTCATGCAGAAAAGCAACATGTCAAGAGTTGAGGTAAGAATTTTTCAGCAAGAAATGCTTTCAGGCAAACTTTTTTCAATTGCTATCTGCTTCATCTTTTATCTAAAGCTCAGACAAAAATCCTTGTGAATATTTCTTGACACAAGGGATTTTTAATAAACAACTCACGTTGCTAGCCTGATGTTCTACTATACATTTGTGTGTTGAGGATATTTAACTTCACTATTGAGTGAGTGTATTTAAGTGAAATACAGAAACTATATTTTAGTGCACTTTGTCACAAGAATGTGAGTGTTTTGGTCAAGGCTTTGGCACATGCATTTAATGTTTTGAGTGACTAATGGCCATTTGCAGCTTAAATGAAGTGCTGTGCTGTCATGTGATAATTACACTtaatattttgatcattttaatggAAAGAGATAATGAAGTGAAGGAAGAAAGTGTATCTTGAAAATCATTTACTTGTAGTTGTTAAGGCTTTAGATAAAATATGAAGACTTGAGAGAAATGCtccatatacatatactgtgcaGTGCATGTACATGCTGTTGTGAGAATAATGATTATCATTCAGGGCAGCAAATAAGAACAAGTGTAAAGCCATTTCTCACATCCTGTTAGATATATTCAGATATATTTTCACTTACATTTTCTCTTAGGCcaatgaaacagatttttttatggTTACAGTACATTCAACtgtattgataaatataatgatGAAAGACCTCTTGTCTTTTTGTATGTATCCAAAGTAAGGATGGGTCAGTATTTTTACCTGCatgtacatttctgtctttcagacacCTTTCCAAGTGCTGCACCAAGACTCTGCCAGTGGTCCAGACCATGTCAGCCAAGCTGAAACGGCAGAGCAGAACCAGCACACTCCCGGTAGAGTCCTGCAGGCCCTGCGGCGAGCCCTGTTGGACTCCAAAACAGTGAACCAGCAGTTGGCCGCAGAAAATTCTGCTCTGAAGGAGCAGATGGCCTGCAGAGAGATCGACTGGGAGCAGAAGTATCAGGAACTGCTGGATGAAAAAGCCATTTTGGTGAAGACGGCAAACAAAAATCACCAGCAGTTTGATGATCATTGCAGGAAGATGGACATGAAACTGAGGgcaaaggaggaggaagtcCACTCCCTTAAGAAAGATCTGCATCACCATAAAGTAGAGATCAGGAGGGTCATCAAGTATTGGCAGCAAGAATATGAAAAGATGACGGCCTTCTGGAAGAGCGAAAATGATAAGATATCAAAAGTCT
This window of the Thunnus albacares chromosome 5, fThuAlb1.1, whole genome shotgun sequence genome carries:
- the LOC122982259 gene encoding uncharacterized protein LOC122982259, whose translation is MQKSNMSRVETPFQVLHQDSASGPDHVSQAETAEQNQHTPGRVLQALRRALLDSKTVNQQLAAENSALKEQMACREIDWEQKYQELLDEKAILVKTANKNHQQFDDHCRKMDMKLRGKEEEVHSLKKDLHHHKAEIRRVIKYWQQEYEKMTAFWKSENDKISKVCQEEKAELECSSNKTVTELKATWESKWSQQEKVLAEQKTVQEDLERKLSQVTHEKQDLISVKMD